In Brettanomyces nanus chromosome 3, complete sequence, a single genomic region encodes these proteins:
- the SSA2 gene encoding Hsp70 chaperone, which translates to MANAIGIDLGTTYSCVGHFANDRVDIIANDQGNRTTPSYVAFTDTERLIGEAAQNQAAMNPTNTVFDAKRLIGRKFTDPEVQSDMKHWPFKVIDDAGKPKIQVQYKGESKVLTPEEVSSMVLNKMRETAEAFLGSKITDAVVTVPAYFNDSQRQATKDAGAIAGMNVMRIINEPTAAAIAYGLDKKAEGEKNVLIFDLGGGTFDVSLLSIEDGIFEVKATAGDTHLGGEDFDNRLVTHFSNEFKRKYHKDMTTNQRALRRLRTACERAKRTLSSSAQTSVEIDSLFEGIDFYTSITRARFEELCSDMFRSTLDPVEKVLQDSKMDKAQIDEIVLVGGSTRIPKVQKLVSDFFNGKEPNKSINPDEAVAYGAAVQAAILSGDTSSKTQDLLLLDVTPLSLGIETAGGVMTKLIPRNSTIPCKKSEIFSTYSDNQPGVLIQVYEGERTRTKDNNLLGKFELTGIPPAPRGVPQIEVTFDIDANGILNVSAVEKGTGKSQKITITNDKGRLSKEEIDKMVSEAEKFKADDDKEAERIQAKNQLESYAYSVKSTADDKKFTEKVSEEEKKQLVEACEKTISWLDANQTATKEEFEGQQKSLEQIVNPIMTKFYQAGGAPAGGVPGAAPGGAAPGAAPGGFPGAAPGGAAPGADSGPTVEEVD; encoded by the coding sequence ATGGCTAACGCAATTGGTATTGATTTAGGTACCACATATTCATGTGTGGGTCACTTTGCTAATGACAGAGTCGACATTATTGCCAACGACCAGGGTAATAGAACCACTCCTTCGTATGTTGCATTCACTGATACCGAGAGGTTAATTGGTGAGGCTGCTCAGAACCAGGCTGCTATGAACCCTACCAACACAGTCTTTGATGCTAAGAGATTGATTGGTAGAAAGTTCACTGATCCTGAGGTTCAGAGTGATATGAAGCACTGGCCTTTCAAGgtgattgatgatgctgGAAAGCCAAAGATTCAGGTCCAATACAAGGGCGAGAGTAAGGTTTTGACTCCGGAAGAAGTTTCTTCTATGGTTTTGAATAAGATGAGAGAAACTGCTGAGGCTTTCTTAGGTTCTAAGATTACTGATGCCGTTGTTACTGTTCCTGCTTACTTCAACGATTCCCAAAGACAGGCTACTAAGGATGCTGGTGCCATCGCTGGTATGAATGTTATGAGAATTATTAATGAGCCTACTGCTGCCGCAATTGCATACGGTTTGGACAAGAAGGCTGAAGGTGAGAAGAATGTTTTGATCTTTGATTTGGGTGGAGGTACTTTTGATGTGTCTCTATTGTCCATTGAGGATGGTATCTTTGAGGTCAAGGCCACTGCCGGTGACACTCATTTGGGTGGTGAAGATTTCGATAACAGATTGGTTACTCACTTCTCTAATGAGTTTAAGAGAAAATACCATAAGGATATGACTACTAATCAGAGAgctttgagaagattgagaactGCTTGTGAGAGAGCCAAGAGaactttgtcttcttctgctcagACCTCTGTCGAGATTGACTCTTTGTTCGAGGGTATCGACTTCTACACTTCCATAACCAGAGCCAGATTTGAGGAACTTTGTTCTGATATGTTTAGATCTACTTTGGATCCTGTTGAGAAGGTTCTACAAGATTCTAAGATGGACAAGGCCcagattgatgagatcGTCTTGGTCGGTGGTTCTACCAGAATCCCTAAGGTCCAGAAGTTGGTTTCTGACTTCTTCAACGGTAAGGAGCCTAATAAATCCATCAACCCTGATGAGGCTGTTGCCTATGGTGCCGCTGTTCAAGCTGCTATCCTTTCCGGTGACACTTCTTCCAAAACACAAGATTTATTGTTATTGGATGTCACTCCATTATCCCTTGGTATCGAGACTGCCGGCGGTGTTATGACCAAGTTGATCCCAAGAAACTCTACTATTCCATGTAAGAAGTCCGAGATCTTCTCTACTTACTCTGACAACCAGCCTGGTGTTTTGATTCAGGTCTACGAGGGTGAGAGAACCAGAACTAAGGACAACAATTTGTTGGGTAAATTTGAGTTGACTGGTATTCCACCTGCTCCAAGAGGTGTTCCTCAGATTGAGGTTACCTTTGATATTGATGCCAATGGAATCTTGAATGTTTCCGCTGTCGAAAAGGGTACTGGTAAGTCTCAGAAGATTACTATCACTAATGATAAGGGTAGATTGTCtaaggaagagattgatAAGATGGTTTCTGAGGCCGAGAAGTTCAAGGCTGACGATGATAAGGAGGCAGAGAGAATTCAGGCCAAGAACCAATTGGAGTCTTACGCTTACAGTGTGAAGAGCACTGCTGACGACAAGAAGTTCACCGAGAAGgtttctgaagaagagaagaagcagttggTTGAGGCTTGTGAAAAGACTATCAGCTGGTTGGACGCAAACCAGACTGCTACTAAGGAGGAGTTTGAGGGCCAACAGAAGAGTTTGGAACAGATTGTTAATCCAATCATGACTAAGTTCTATCAGGCCGGTGGTGCCCCGGCCGGTGGTGTTCCAGGCGCTGCTCCAGGTGGTGCTGCTCCGGGTGCCGCTCCAGGTGGTTTCCCAGGCGCTGCTCCGGGTGGTGCTGCTCCAGGTGCAGATTCTGGTCCAACCGTCGAAGAAGTCGATTAA
- the UBC2 gene encoding Ubiquitin-conjugating enzyme E2 2 (BUSCO:EOG0934460W), which translates to MSTPARRRLMRDFKRIQQDCSGGISASPLADNVMVWNGIIIGPQDTPFEDGTFRLRLTFDEQYPNKPPQVKFTSEMFHPNVYASGDLCLDILQNRWSPTYDVASILTSIQSLLNDPNINSPANVEAANMYKDHRSQYAKRVRATVEKSWTEDLQDMGDDDDDDDEDDDDDEDDEEDDDEEDKQEGDKQEGDNN; encoded by the coding sequence ATGTCAACACCagccagaagaagattgatgcGAGATTTTAAGAGGATCCAACAGGATTGCTCTGGAGGAATCTCTGCGTCGCCATTGGCCGACAATGTCATGGTTTGGAATGGCATTATTATAGGGCCCCAAGATACTCCATTTGAGGATGGTACCTTTAGACTAAGACTTACTTTCGACGAACAGTACCCTAACAAACCTCCACAGGTTAAATTTACCAGCGAGATGTTCCATCCGAATGTTTATGCTTCGGGAGACCTTTGCCTGGATATATTGCAGAACAGATGGTCTCCCACTTACGACGTTGCTTCGATTTTGACGTCCATCCAGTCTTTATTGAACGATCCGAACATCAACTCTCCTGCAAATGTTGAGGCTGCTAATATGTACAAGGACCACAGAAGTCAATATGCCAAGAGAGTTAGAGCGACTGTTGAGAAGAGTTGGACCGAGGATCTTCAGGACATgggagatgatgatgatgatgatgatgaggatgatgatgatgatgaggatgatgaggaggatgatgatgaggaggatAAGCAGGAAGGGGATAAGCAGGAAGGGGATAACAATTAG
- a CDS encoding uncharacterized protein (EggNog:ENOG41), whose translation MSIREKMKKSWKFLDADQKRFTYWLAYGSYGPREGFPNVYDYYTSIKGTGSPSGTSVFPPSGTSVFPPSGTPASPVSRILQDDSLGQLIQEINPKKDSQREAFILQNSTSKIVEETKKIDALEMSNRKQDVPPDLPFRYPSVLRAINPSSYTIASRLPALDPRSFGIKRLQQYQFDRNTNPYNRFIVATLVVLTVLAFKKDRKVNLSGIVPEYGWKQEQEEIQQTQKRQQNEILSLKLKNAMEQQQQQQQQQQHLQEPRRWYYLWLF comes from the exons ATGAGc AtaagagagaagatgaagaagagttggaagTTCCTTGACGCTGATCAGAAACGGTTCACCTATTGGTTGGCTTATGGTTCGTATGGACCTCGAGAGGGCTTTCCTAATGTCTACGATTATTATACATCAATAAAGGGCACGGGGTCTCCGTCTGGCACCTCGGTCTTCCCTCCGTCTGGCACTTCGGTCTTCCCTCCGTCTGGCACTCCGGCTTCCCCAGTTTCCaggattcttcaagatgatTCGTTAGGACAACTTATCCAAGAGATCAATCCTAAGAAAGACTCTCAACGAGAAGcctttattcttcaaaattccACTTCCAAGATAGTtgaagaaaccaaaaaaaTAGACGCTTTGGAAATGTCCAATAGAAAGCAAGATGTTCCACCAGATCTTCCTTTCAGGTATCCATCTGTATTGAGAGCCATCAATCCGTCATCGTACACCATAGCGAGTCGTTTACCTGCTTTAGATCCGAGATCTTTTGGCATAAAAAGACTGCAACAGTACCAATTTGACCGTAATACGAATCCTTATAACCGGTTTATCGTTGCTACGTTGGTCGTATTAACGGTCCTTGCATTCAAAAAGGATAGAAAGGTCAACTTGTCCGGGATAGTTCCGGAATACGGTTGGAAACAGGAGCAGGAGGAGATCCAGCAGACCCAGAAACGACAGCAGAACGAGATACTAAGcctgaagctgaagaacGCCATggagcagcaacagcagcaacagcagcaacagcaacacCTTCAAGAACCTCGCCGATGGTACTATCTATGGCTCTTCTAA